TAGGCGATCTCGTCACCCGGCACCCCGATCACACGCTTGATGTAGTCGATCTGGGGGTTATCCGGGTAGCGGAACACCACCACGTCACCACGCTCGGGTGACCCGAGATCGATGACCTTGGTGTGCACGATCGGCAGGCGCACGCCGTAGGAAAACTTGTTCACCAGAATGAAATCGCCAATCTGCAAGGTCGGGATCATCGAGCCCGACGGGATGCGAAACGGCTCGACGATGAAGGAGCGCAACAGGACAACGAACAGCAGCACGGGGAAGAACGACCGGCCGTACTCCGCCATGGCGCCGTCGCTCTTGAAGACCAGCGCGTTCAAGGCCCAGATCAGGCCTGAGACGGCGGTCAGCCCGACCAGCAGGATCTCGAAGTCGAATGTCATCGGCTCAGTCCACCTTCAACACGGCCAGGAAGGCCTCTTGCGGAATCTCGACACTGCCGATCTGCTTCATGCGTTTCTTGCCCGCTTTCTGTTTTTCCAGCAACTTGCGCTTGCGCGACACGTCTCCGCCGTAGCACTTTGCCAACACGTTTTTGCGCAGCGCCTTGACGTTGGAACGCGCAATGATATGCGTGCCGATCGCCGCCTGCACGGCGACTTCGAACATCTGCCGCGGGATGATCTCTTTCATCTTCTCGACCAGGTCCCGACCCCGTGTCTGTGCCTTCGCGCGGTGCAGGATGATCGCCAGCGCATCGACCTTGTCGCCGTTGATCAGGACGTCCACCTTGACCAGGTCCGCCGGTTCGAAACGCAGGAAACTGTACTCGAAGGAGGCGTAGCCACGGCTGCAGCTTTTCAGCCGATCGTAGAAATCCAGCACCACCTCACTCAAGGGCAACTCGTACCCGAGTGAAATCTGTCGCCCCACGTACTGCATTCGCTTTTGTACGCCGCGTTTTTCCACGCAGAGCTTGATGACCTCGCCGACATACTCCTGCGGCACCAGGATGCTGGCCTCGATGATCGGCTCGCGCAGCTCGGCGATCTCGTTCGGCGGCGGCAGCTCGGAGGGGCTGTTGATCGACCGTACGACGCCCTTGGTGTCGGCGATTTCGTAGACCACTGTCGGCGCGGTGGTGATCAGGTCGAGGTTGTATTCCCGTTCGAGGCGTTCCTGCACGATCTCCATGTGCAGCATGCCGAGAAAACCGATGCGAAAGCCGAACCCGAGCGCCGCCGAGGACTCGGGCTCGTAGGCGAGCGAGGAGTCGTTGAGCCGCAGCTTCTCCAGCGCATCGCGGAAGTTCTCGTAATCGTCGGAGCTCACCGGAAACACACCGGCAAACACTTTCGGTGTGACCTCGCGAAAACCCGGCAGGGCCTCTGTCGCCGGGTTGCTGGCCAACGTGATGGTGTCGCCGACCCGAGCGGAGTCGATCTCCTTGATCCCCGCGATCACGTAGCCGACCTGACCGCAGGCCAAGCGGTCCTGCGGCAGCCGCTTGGGCGTGAAGAACCCCACCTGATCGGCGGTGTAGCTCCGTCCCGTCGACATGAACTGGAACTTGTCGCGTCGGTTCAGGCAGCCCTCGATGACGCGAACCAAAGTGACCACACCGACGTAGGAGTCAAACCACGAATCGACGACGAGCGCCTTGAGCGGCGCGACGGGATCGCCGTTGGGAGACGGGATGTGCTCGACGATCTGCTCGAGCAGAGCCGGCACGTTCTCGCCGGTCTTGGCGCTGATGCCGAGCGCGCCGGTCGCATCAATGCCGATGATCTCCTCGATCTCCTCGGCCACCCGGTCCGGGTCCGCCGCGGGCAGATCGATCTTGTTGAGCACCGGCAGGACTTCCAGGTCCAGCTCCACCGCCGTGTAGCAGTTGGCGACGCTCTGCGCCTCCACACCCTGCGAGGCATCGACCACCAGCATGGCGCCCTCGCAGGCCGACAGGGAGCGCGACACCTCGTAGGCAAAATCGACGTGCCCCGGGGTGTCGATGATGTTGAGCTGATAGGTGTTGCCGTCCGCCGCGTTGAAGTCGAGGGTCACCGCCTGGGCCTTGATGGTGATGCCGCGCTCGCGCTCGATGTCCATTGAATCGAGCACCTGGGCTTCCATCTCGCGCTCACTGAGGCCACCGCAGAGCTGGATCAAGCGGTCAGCCAGGGTGGATTTGCCGTGGTCGATGTGCGCGATGATCGAGAAATTGCGAATCAGGTTCTGCATGACGGGTCTCGGCGCAGCAGGGTCGCGAGGTGGCGTTCCAGCGCGGGTATGTCCAGCGCGTGCCGGCAGATTTCGGTGTCGCCGTGCAGCAGCACGGGGACGTGGACGTCGAATCGGGCACGCAGAGCCGCGTCGTGGTCGACGTCGGTCTCGATCACCTGAATGCCCAGCGTGTCAGCCAGCGCCGAGAGCGCGAGCGACGCGTCGTCACACAGGTGACAGCCGCGCCGCCCGAGCAGCGTGATCGGCACGCGATCGCGCCGATCGGAGACGGACGGTGCCGGGGAATCGAGCTTCAGCACACGGCGGGGTTGCACACACGTCACCCACAGATCAAACCGTCCAGTTTGGCCGAAACTCGCTACTCCGGCAAGCGAAGGGGCAGGAACAGCGGGTTCGCGCCGCGGTGGACCAGCACGGCGACCGAACTACCGGTCGGCAACCCCTCGACCAGCCGATCAAAGTCGGACACGCTGTCGACCTTGTCGCTGCCGAGCATGAGCACCATGTCTCCGGGCTCGATGCCCGCCTGGTCGGCGAGCCCACCGTCCTTGACTTCGGTGACGATGACACCGCCCTCAGGCACGCCAGCGGCCTCGCGCTGGGTGTCGTCAGGCTCCGCCACAACCGCGCCGAGACGGGTGGCGGTCGGCTTGGGCTCGACCCCGCGTCCGGTGGCGTTGGCAAGTTCTTCCTGACCGGGCAGTTCGCCGATGGTCACGGCCAGCACCGTACGCTCACCCCGACGCAGCACAACGACCTCGGCGTCCGTGCCGGCGCGCACCAGGCCCACGAGTGGCGGCAAGCTGCTCGAGGTCGGCACCGGCTCGCCGTTGAATTCAACGATCACGTCGCCGACTTCGATGTCCGAGCGTGAAGCCGGGCTGCCACGCACGATCTGTGACACCAGGGCGCCGCGTGCCCGCTCCATGCCGAAGCTCTCGGCCAGTTCGCGGGTCACCTCCTGGATGACCACGCCGAGCCAGCCACGCGAGACCCGGCCGTTGTCGCGCAACTGCTCAGCCACGTCCATGGCCACCTCGATGGGGATCGCGAACGACAGACCCATGAATCCGCCACTGCGGCTGTATATCTGGGAATTCACACCGACCACACGGCCCTCGAGGTCGAACAGCGGTCCGCCCGAGTTGCCCGGGTTGATGGCGACATCGGTCTGGATGAAGGGGGTGTAGTTCTCGCGCGGCAGGGACCGCCCCTTCGCGCTGACGATACCAGCGGTCACCGAGTGATCGAATCCGAAGGGCGAGCCGATCGCGAGCACCCATTCACCCACCTTCAGCGATTTGGACGCACCGATTTTGGCGACTGGCAGGTTCTCGGCCTCGATCTTTAGTACGGCCACGTCACTGCGCTCATCGGTGCCGATCACCTCGGCGGCGAGCTGGCGGCGATCGTGCAGGCGCACGAAGACCTGTTCTGCGCCATCGACCACGTGGTTGTTGGTGAGCACGTACCCGTCGTCCGAGATGATGAAACCCGAGCCGAGCGAGGACGGGGTCTCGCGGCGGTTGCCTTCGCCGCCACCGCGCTCCTGTTCCTCGAAGAACTTTCGGAACAACTCGCCGAACGGCGTGCCCTCGATGTCGGGCCACTCGATCCCGGGCGGCAACTGCGGCCCGCTGCCGCTCTGTGAGCGCGTCGTGCTGATGTTGACGACAACCGGGTGGTTTTCCTCGACCAGCTCGGTGAAATCCGGCAGCCCCATGGACGCCGCGCTGGCCAGGCCGGCCCAGGAAAAAATCAGAAACACTCCAGCGATTAGCATGCGCACCATGGCAAGGTCCTGTTGAAAGTTGAGTGGCGCGGTCGGGTCAACCCAACCCGGCGCCGGTGTTCGTTGTCGGGGTGTCAGACACGCGTAACACGTCAGTGTTCACCGCGCCTGAGCAACCGGCCTGTCAGCGCAGCGCAATCGGCAACGGGCGAGACGCAGTCGACCCCGGCACCCACCGCTGCAATTGCTGCGCCGACCTGCTGCCCGACCGGGCATGCCATCGACGCACGCCCGTGCGCCCGCCGTGACTCAGTCGGCAGTCGAGGGGATGTGTGGGATCGGAAGGGGGGACACGCAGCACGGGTGTGACCCGGCCGCCTGCCGTCACGGCTGTGACGGCGTTACCGCAGGGCGGTTTTCAGAAAGATCTTCGTTCTCGTCGACGATTCGGGTCACCGGGCGAACGTCCGTGGCGACAACCGCGCCGCCGATGCCGTTGACCGGGGGAAAATCGGCAGCAGACGGTGTCGCGCCACCCGCGACCTGACTGCCCGGCGGTGCCTGGTTGAACTGCGTCAGGCCCAGAAAAGCCACGCCGGCCACCGTTGCCGCCAGCGCCAGGCCGGCAAACTGCCGGTTGCGCGTCACCGGCGCGCCAAGCGACACATTCGGAGCCCGCGCGCCGGGGTTGAAGATCACGGGCTCGTCCGCGAGCGCGCCGCGCACGCGCGACACCATGTCACACGATGCGCCGGTCAGCGGCTCCCCGCGCAGCGCGTCGCGCACCAGACACTGGCGCTCCCACGCGTCGCGGCCGACGTCGGTGTTCAGCAGCCGGATCGCACGGTCGAGGTCGACAGGTTCCTCGTCAAAAAACGCTGACAAATCGGCGCGGTCTTGTTCGTTCATCTTCCACTCTCCGTGTTGGCGTGCAACACCGGTTCAATCTGGGCTTCTATCGCTTCGCGTGCACGAAATATGCGCGACCGTACCGTTCCGATCGGGCATTCCATCACCGTCGCAATCTCCTCGTAGGACAAGCCGTCGTACTCGCGCAGCGTGATCGCCGTGCGAAGGTCCGGCGGCAAACCTTCCACCGCATTTCGAATCGTCTCGGCCAGCTCGTCCGTCGACGCCTGGTGGTCAGGGCTCGCCAGCTCGTGAAGCTTCTCCACGGTCTGAGCAAGCCCACTGTCCTCGACATCAAGCGACGCCCCTTGCGGTCGGCGGTTGCGCGTCGCAATGTGGTTGACCGCCGCGTTGACGGCAATCCGGTACAACCACGTGTAGAATGCGCTGTCGCCGCGAAAGTTCCCGAGGCCCCGGTAGGCCTTGATGAACGCTTCTTGGCACACATCCGCCACGTCTGCCGGCTCGCGCAGGTAGCGTCCAACCAGGCTCGCGACCTTGTTCTGGTATTTCATCACCAGCAGGTCGAACGCTGCCTTGTCGCCTCGCTGGACACGCAGCACCAGCTCGTTGTCTGAGACCGACTCACCCACTGTGTTTGTCCACGTACCTACAGTGAGTCCGACGCCGCGAAATAGTTCGATTCTTCACGCATTACAGTGGCGGTATGCCACGCCTGGAGTGCCGTTGGGCAGTATACGCGGTTCTGGCCCCACCCACCGGCTCCGCTCGACGCGCAGTGCAGGCGTGGCCGGCGGGGCCGGTGCGTCCCGTTGCAGCGCCGTCAGATGGAGAGGACGCTGCGCCGGTAGAATTGCAATTCGGCAATCGACTCCCGGATGTCGTCCAGGGCGAGGTGCGTGCCCCGCTTGCTGAACTGCGACAAGGTGTCGGGCGACCACCGGCGAACCAGCTCCTTGAGCGTCGACACGTCGAGGTTGCGGTAGTGGAAATGGGCCTCGAGCTCGGGCATCAGCCGGGCGAGAAAGCGCCGGTCCTGGCAGATGCTGTTGCCACACATCGGCGATACCCCCGGCGGTACCCACTCATGCAGGAACGCCAGCGTCTGCTGCTCGGCGGTCGCGGCGTCCAGGCTGCTGTGCCTGACACGCTCGATCAACCCGGATTGCCCGTGGTGGGTCTGGTTCCACGCGTCCATGGCGTCGAGCACCGCGTCACTCTGGTGCACGGCGAGCACCGGTCCCTCGGCGAGGTTGTTGAGCTGGGCGTCGGTGACAATCGTCGCCACCTCGATGATGGCGTCCCGATCGGGGTCCAGCCCGGTCATTTCGAGGTCGATCCAGATCAGATTGGACGCGTCGGGGGTACCCATCAGTCTCGTCGTCGCAGGCGAATTGGAGCGACCGGTCGCGGGCCAGTATAGTGCTGCCCGTCTTCGACCACTCACTGCGCAGTGTAGCCCAGAGGCAGGATAAGCACGTCAACGTCAGAGCCCGCGTCATCGCCCACCACCGTGCGCACCGCCTCGTTCGAACGGCGGACGGCGGCGTCAGTGCGGCGAGCGCGCGCACCCGCGGCGACGAGGCCGTGGTCGGCGACTGGGTCGCTTGCAGCCGCATCGACGACAACACCCTCTGCATCGAGTCCGTGGACGAGCGGCGCAGCGCACTCCAGCGGCGAGACCGTCGCGGCCGCGACCGCACCCTCGCCAGCAACTTCGACTGCATGGTCATCGTCTCGGCCCCGACACCGGGCATCGACCGGTTGATCATCGACCAGTACCTGGTCGCGGCGTCTTCGGCTGGCGTGGCCCCGGTGCTCGTGGTCAACAAATCCGACCTCCTGCAGGGCAACGCACTCACCGCCACCCGCGCGGAACTCGCCTGCTACGCCCGGGTGGATTACCCGCTGGTGTTCTGTGCCGCGCACGACCCGGCGACACTGGCGCCGCTCGCCGCGCGCCTGGCAGCGCAGTCCTGTGTGTTCGTGGGCCAGTCCGGGGTCGGAAAGTCTTCCTTGATTCAACACTTTGTTCCCAACCGGGACATCGCCGTCGGGGCGCTGTCCAAGGCCGGCCTCGGCAGCCACACGACCGTGGCGGCCTACTGGTACGACACCGCTGACGGCGGCGCGGTGATCGATTCGCCGGGGGTGCGCGAATTCCGCGTCGACCACCTGCCGCCACGCGACATCGCCCGCGGGTTTCGCGAGATCGCGGATGCCGCGCAGGGCTGCCGCTTCAGCAACTGCAGCCACCGGCACGAACCGGCCTGTGCGGTGAAGGACGCAGTGTCGACAGACGCGATCGACGCGCAACGCTACGCCAACTACGTCAGCCTGCTGACCGACTCCGAGACCAACGCCAGCGTGTCCTGAGCGCGCGCTGCGGGCAACCGCCGCGTGCGCTGCCGGTACGGCGACCCCCGGCCCGTCCGCGCCAGGGCTGGACCCATCACTGCTCCGGGGTTGGCATCGCCATCAGGCACCAAATCGCCTCTGCAGCGCGAAATCCGACACACGGGCGGTGACGTGCCTGGATTACAATGCCCGCACTTTTCAACACAGGATTTCCCCGTGATCAACGCACCGTACCTGCTCTTCCTGGGGGACGCTCCCGACGACCTGGCCGCCAAGGTTGCCAAGGGAATTCGCGATTGGCGCCCTGACCTGTGTGTGGGCCAATTGCGGCTCGACGGCTGCAAGACCGACGTCGGCCTGAGCGACATGAGCATTGCCGAGGCTGCGGCTGCCGGCGCCAAGACGCTGGTGGTGGGGGTTGCCAACCGCGGCGGTGTGATCAGCGCGTCCTGGTTGGATGCACTCACGCAGGCGCTCGAAGCTGGCATGGACGTGGCCAGCGGCCTGCACAACCTGTTGCGCGACGAGCCCGTGTTGGTCGAGACGGCCGAACGCTGCGGACGCCGGCTGTTCGACGTGCGCATCCCGGACCGGGACTTCCCGATCGGCAACGGCAAGCGCCGCACGGGCAAGCGTCTGCTGACCGTCGGCACCGATTGCTCGGTGGGCAAGATGTACGCAACGCTTGCGTTGGAGCGCGACATGCGCGCCGCCGGCTTCGACGCCGACTTCCGCGCCACCGGCCAGACCGGCATCCTGATCACCGGCTCGGGTGTGCCGCTCGACGCCGTCGTCGCCGACTTCATGGCCGGCTCCATTGAGGTGCTGACACCCGACGGCGAGCCGGACCACTGGGACCTGGTCGAGGGCCAGGGCAGCCTGTTTCACCCGTCCTACTCCGGCGTGACCATGGCGCTCATCCACGGCAGCGCGCCCGACGCACTGGTGATCTGCCACGAGCCCACTCGCACCCACATGCGCGGCCTGCCGCACTACGACCTGCCCACCCTGCAGCAGGTGCACGACAGTGCACTGGCGCACGCCCAGCGGGTCAACCCCGACTGCCGCGTGATCGGCTCCGCAATCAACACCTCCGGGCTGGGCGACGCCGACACGGCAGCCTGCCTCGACGCCTGTGCACAGGCCCTGTCGCTGCCCTCGGTCGACCCGATGAAGACCGGCTGCGGCCCGCTGATCGAGCAGTTGCGCTGATGCACCTGACCGCGCACACCGAGCAGTTCAAGCTCGACGGCGCCTTCACGATCTCGCGCGGCAGCCGCACCGAGGCCCACGTGGTGCGCGTCAGCGCATCGCACGCGGGTGCCACAGGCCAAGGCGAGTGCGTGCCGTACGCACGCTACGGCGAGACCGTCTCGTCGGTGGTCGATCAGATCGAGTCGCTTGCGGCACGCGGCGACGCGCTGACCCGCGAGGCGCTTCAGGGCGCGCTGCCCGCCGGCGCGGCCCGCAACGCGGTCGATTGCGCCCTGTGGGACCTCGAGGCCAAGGCCGGCGGCACCAGCGTCGCCGCGCTGGCCCGGCTCGGCCCGCTCGCGCCGGTAACCACGGCGTACACCATCGGCATCGACACAGCCGAGGCGATGGAGGCCAAGGCCCGCGAGCACAGCAGCCGCCCGCTGCTGAAAATCAAACTCGGCAGCCCCGGAGACGTGCCCCGGTTGCGCGCAGTCCGGGCCGGTGCACCCACGGCGGAGTTGATCGTCGATGCCAACGAAGCCTGGACACGCGACGACTACCTGGCCCTGTTGCCGGTGCTGGACGAGTTGGGCGTGACGCTGGTCGAACAGCCTTTTCACGCCGACAACGACGACGCCCTGCTCGAGGTGCCGCGTCCGATTCGCATCTGCGCTGACGAATCCTGTCACGACCGAACGTCGCTGCCCGGCATGGCCGGCAAGTACGACGTCATCAACATCAAGCTGGACAAGACCGGCGGCCTGACCGAAGCCCTGGCGCTGCACGCCGCAGCGCGAGAACAGGGCTTTCAAATCATGGTCGGCTGCATGGTGGGCACCTCGCTCGCCATGGCGCCCGCCCTGCTGGTTGCCCAGGACGCCGAGACCGTCGACCTCGACGGCCCCTTGCTGCTCGCCGAGGACCGCGATCCGCCACTCGCGGTCGAGGGCTCGGTCCTGTACCCGGCTCAACCGTCACTT
The nucleotide sequence above comes from Pseudomonadota bacterium. Encoded proteins:
- the lepB gene encoding signal peptidase I, which translates into the protein MTFDFEILLVGLTAVSGLIWALNALVFKSDGAMAEYGRSFFPVLLFVVLLRSFIVEPFRIPSGSMIPTLQIGDFILVNKFSYGVRLPIVHTKVIDLGSPERGDVVVFRYPDNPQIDYIKRVIGVPGDEIAYRDKQVFVNGEPLPVEVVGPVNDPSGRGIQTLELKETLGDEPHRTLVQNTPFRRQIQTTVPPGQYFVMGDNRDNSADSRMWGTVPEENLAGRAFFIWMNFSKQPGMDFDVDWKRIGSRIH
- the lepA gene encoding translation elongation factor 4, translating into MQNLIRNFSIIAHIDHGKSTLADRLIQLCGGLSEREMEAQVLDSMDIERERGITIKAQAVTLDFNAADGNTYQLNIIDTPGHVDFAYEVSRSLSACEGAMLVVDASQGVEAQSVANCYTAVELDLEVLPVLNKIDLPAADPDRVAEEIEEIIGIDATGALGISAKTGENVPALLEQIVEHIPSPNGDPVAPLKALVVDSWFDSYVGVVTLVRVIEGCLNRRDKFQFMSTGRSYTADQVGFFTPKRLPQDRLACGQVGYVIAGIKEIDSARVGDTITLASNPATEALPGFREVTPKVFAGVFPVSSDDYENFRDALEKLRLNDSSLAYEPESSAALGFGFRIGFLGMLHMEIVQERLEREYNLDLITTAPTVVYEIADTKGVVRSINSPSELPPPNEIAELREPIIEASILVPQEYVGEVIKLCVEKRGVQKRMQYVGRQISLGYELPLSEVVLDFYDRLKSCSRGYASFEYSFLRFEPADLVKVDVLINGDKVDALAIILHRAKAQTRGRDLVEKMKEIIPRQMFEVAVQAAIGTHIIARSNVKALRKNVLAKCYGGDVSRKRKLLEKQKAGKKRMKQIGSVEIPQEAFLAVLKVD
- a CDS encoding glutaredoxin family protein, producing MQPRRVLKLDSPAPSVSDRRDRVPITLLGRRGCHLCDDASLALSALADTLGIQVIETDVDHDAALRARFDVHVPVLLHGDTEICRHALDIPALERHLATLLRRDPSCRT
- a CDS encoding Do family serine endopeptidase, with the translated sequence MVRMLIAGVFLIFSWAGLASAASMGLPDFTELVEENHPVVVNISTTRSQSGSGPQLPPGIEWPDIEGTPFGELFRKFFEEQERGGGEGNRRETPSSLGSGFIISDDGYVLTNNHVVDGAEQVFVRLHDRRQLAAEVIGTDERSDVAVLKIEAENLPVAKIGASKSLKVGEWVLAIGSPFGFDHSVTAGIVSAKGRSLPRENYTPFIQTDVAINPGNSGGPLFDLEGRVVGVNSQIYSRSGGFMGLSFAIPIEVAMDVAEQLRDNGRVSRGWLGVVIQEVTRELAESFGMERARGALVSQIVRGSPASRSDIEVGDVIVEFNGEPVPTSSSLPPLVGLVRAGTDAEVVVLRRGERTVLAVTIGELPGQEELANATGRGVEPKPTATRLGAVVAEPDDTQREAAGVPEGGVIVTEVKDGGLADQAGIEPGDMVLMLGSDKVDSVSDFDRLVEGLPTGSSVAVLVHRGANPLFLPLRLPE
- a CDS encoding sigma-E factor negative regulatory protein, whose product is MNEQDRADLSAFFDEEPVDLDRAIRLLNTDVGRDAWERQCLVRDALRGEPLTGASCDMVSRVRGALADEPVIFNPGARAPNVSLGAPVTRNRQFAGLALAATVAGVAFLGLTQFNQAPPGSQVAGGATPSAADFPPVNGIGGAVVATDVRPVTRIVDENEDLSENRPAVTPSQP
- the rpoE gene encoding RNA polymerase sigma factor RpoE; protein product: MGESVSDNELVLRVQRGDKAAFDLLVMKYQNKVASLVGRYLREPADVADVCQEAFIKAYRGLGNFRGDSAFYTWLYRIAVNAAVNHIATRNRRPQGASLDVEDSGLAQTVEKLHELASPDHQASTDELAETIRNAVEGLPPDLRTAITLREYDGLSYEEIATVMECPIGTVRSRIFRAREAIEAQIEPVLHANTESGR
- the orn gene encoding oligoribonuclease, encoding MGTPDASNLIWIDLEMTGLDPDRDAIIEVATIVTDAQLNNLAEGPVLAVHQSDAVLDAMDAWNQTHHGQSGLIERVRHSSLDAATAEQQTLAFLHEWVPPGVSPMCGNSICQDRRFLARLMPELEAHFHYRNLDVSTLKELVRRWSPDTLSQFSKRGTHLALDDIRESIAELQFYRRSVLSI
- the rsgA gene encoding ribosome small subunit-dependent GTPase A, translated to MLPVFDHSLRSVAQRQDKHVNVRARVIAHHRAHRLVRTADGGVSAASARTRGDEAVVGDWVACSRIDDNTLCIESVDERRSALQRRDRRGRDRTLASNFDCMVIVSAPTPGIDRLIIDQYLVAASSAGVAPVLVVNKSDLLQGNALTATRAELACYARVDYPLVFCAAHDPATLAPLAARLAAQSCVFVGQSGVGKSSLIQHFVPNRDIAVGALSKAGLGSHTTVAAYWYDTADGGAVIDSPGVREFRVDHLPPRDIARGFREIADAAQGCRFSNCSHRHEPACAVKDAVSTDAIDAQRYANYVSLLTDSETNASVS
- the dgcN gene encoding N-acetyltransferase DgcN encodes the protein MINAPYLLFLGDAPDDLAAKVAKGIRDWRPDLCVGQLRLDGCKTDVGLSDMSIAEAAAAGAKTLVVGVANRGGVISASWLDALTQALEAGMDVASGLHNLLRDEPVLVETAERCGRRLFDVRIPDRDFPIGNGKRRTGKRLLTVGTDCSVGKMYATLALERDMRAAGFDADFRATGQTGILITGSGVPLDAVVADFMAGSIEVLTPDGEPDHWDLVEGQGSLFHPSYSGVTMALIHGSAPDALVICHEPTRTHMRGLPHYDLPTLQQVHDSALAHAQRVNPDCRVIGSAINTSGLGDADTAACLDACAQALSLPSVDPMKTGCGPLIEQLR
- the dgcA gene encoding N-acetyl-D-Glu racemase DgcA produces the protein MHLTAHTEQFKLDGAFTISRGSRTEAHVVRVSASHAGATGQGECVPYARYGETVSSVVDQIESLAARGDALTREALQGALPAGAARNAVDCALWDLEAKAGGTSVAALARLGPLAPVTTAYTIGIDTAEAMEAKAREHSSRPLLKIKLGSPGDVPRLRAVRAGAPTAELIVDANEAWTRDDYLALLPVLDELGVTLVEQPFHADNDDALLEVPRPIRICADESCHDRTSLPGMAGKYDVINIKLDKTGGLTEALALHAAAREQGFQIMVGCMVGTSLAMAPALLVAQDAETVDLDGPLLLAEDRDPPLAVEGSVLYPAQPSLWG